A window from Gallus gallus isolate bGalGal1 chromosome 7, bGalGal1.mat.broiler.GRCg7b, whole genome shotgun sequence encodes these proteins:
- the LOC107053887 gene encoding uncharacterized protein LOC107053887 encodes MHRDHFFPLPITPTRECHQGCCASTRELSVSISPSLATSCCCRSVAAHGGADQAHVLSAQRWQQWEELVWILSVLSWKDADAYLNPDQGVLLIPLSMRPGLCYFPLSISPTAIQTVLLFLRADLGAVLLSSGMVLLTRTLIHQAKSTVLSYFFFWETHSAFIPVMEETRYEKPSGMLFAFRQCHLNSRYLVACAWVKLIRSMLGDGWHLFDCFGNYRCFIAWLVSASAHRHCQPCPLTQAACGGRDLALNPPPSHSSLHSHACGESVVLQGTNQSMPWSNTGQSLHQLLQKSRSFLPSVNQYLPASPRPPCPLLALKRDLFPSGLAAGPSASPAKEILQGCRDWQRSL; translated from the coding sequence ATGCACAGAGATCACTTTTTTCCACTCCCAATCACACCAACAAGAGAATGTCACCagggctgctgtgccagcacgAGGGAGCTGTCTGTCTCAATTTCACCCTCCTTGGCCACTTCTTGTTGCTGTAGATCTGTGGCAGCTCACGGTGGAGCAGACCAGGCTCACGTCTTGTCAGCACAGAGATGGCAACAGTGGGAAGAACTGGTCTGGATTTTGTCTGTCCTGTCCTGGAAGGATGCTGATGCCTATCTGAACCCAGACCAGGGCGTGCTGCTCATACCTCTCTCCATGAGGCCTGGTTTGTGTTACTTCCCTCTCTCTATTTCACCAACTGCAATACAGACTGTACTGCTCTTTCTGAGGGCTGACCTGGGGGCTGTTCTCCTTTCCTCAGGAATGGTTCTACTCACACGTACACTAATCCACCAAGCCAAGAGTACTGTCttgtcctatttttttttctgggaaactCATTCTGCGTTTATACCAGTAATGGAAGAAACCAGGTATGAGAAACCTTCTGGAATGCTCTTTGCTTTCAGGCAATGTCACTTGAATTCACGTTATCTGGTGGCCTGTGCTTGGGTGAAATTGATCAGGAGTATGCTTGGAGATGGCTGGCATTTATTTGACTGTTTTGGTAACTACCGCTGTTTCATAGCCTGGCTGGTGAGTGCCTCTGCCCACAGGCATTGTCAGCCATGTCCCCTCACTCAGGCTGCCTGCGGGGGCAGAGACCTTGCTCTGAATCCACCACcctcccacagctccctgcacagccaTGCATGTGGAGAGAGTGTGGTGCTGCAAGGTACAAACCAGAGCATGCCATGGTCAAACACAGGGCAGTCCCTGCATCAGCTATTGCAGAAAAGCAGGAGTTTCCTCCCCAGTGTTAATCAATACTTGCCGGCCTCCCCCAGACCTCCCTGCCCTCTTCTTGCTTTGAAGAGAGATTTGTTTCCCTCTGGGCTTGCTGCAGGTCCCTCTGCCAGCCCAGCCAAGGAGATTCTCCAGGGCTGCAGAGACTGGCAGAGATCACTGTAG